In Pseudomonas nunensis, a single window of DNA contains:
- a CDS encoding superoxide dismutase, producing the protein MAFTLPALPYAYDALEPHIDAQTMEIHYTKHHQTYINNLNAAVEGTEFAEWSVEKLVASVEQLPEKLRAAVINQGGGHANHSLFWEVMAPNAGGKPDGALATAIDEQLGGLDSFKDAFTKAALTRFGSGWAWLSVTPQKTLVVESSGNQDSPLMNGNTPILGLDVWEHAYYLRYQNRRPEYINAFYNVINWPEVAARYQAALV; encoded by the coding sequence ATGGCTTTTACCCTGCCTGCCTTGCCGTATGCCTACGACGCCCTGGAACCGCATATCGATGCGCAAACCATGGAAATCCACTACACCAAGCACCACCAGACCTATATCAACAACCTCAACGCTGCGGTCGAAGGCACCGAGTTTGCCGAGTGGTCGGTGGAGAAACTGGTGGCAAGCGTCGAGCAACTCCCGGAAAAACTGCGCGCTGCAGTGATCAACCAGGGTGGTGGCCACGCCAACCATTCGCTGTTCTGGGAAGTCATGGCGCCCAACGCCGGCGGAAAACCTGACGGTGCGCTGGCCACGGCCATCGATGAACAACTGGGCGGCCTCGACAGTTTCAAGGACGCCTTCACCAAAGCCGCGCTGACTCGCTTCGGCAGCGGCTGGGCGTGGTTGAGCGTCACGCCGCAAAAGACCCTGGTCGTGGAAAGCAGCGGCAACCAGGACAGTCCACTGATGAACGGCAACACGCCGATCCTCGGTCTGGACGTTTGGGAGCACGCCTATTACCTGCGTTATCAAAACCGTCGTCCGGAATACATCAACGCGTTCTACAACGTGATCAATTGGCCTGAAGTTGCAGCGCGCTATCAGGCTGCGCTGGTTTAA
- a CDS encoding class II fumarate hydratase codes for MSNTRIERDSMGELQVPENALYGAQTQRAVDNFPISGKPMPVQFIRALILAKAAAARANVELKQISESQGKAIVDAAQGLLEGDFMQHFPVDIFQTGSGTSSNMNANEVIATLASRLLGEPVNPNDHVNCGQSSNDIIPTTIHVSAALALHEQLLPALVHLVQVIEHKAEQVHHHVKTGRTHLMDAMPVRMSQVLNGWAQQLKANIGHLQDLLPSLQSLAQGGTAVGTGINAHPQFAALFSQQLSKLTQVQFQPGKDLFALIGSQDTAVAVSGQLKATAVSLMKIANDLRWMNSGPLAGLGEIELEALQPGSSIMPGKVNPVIPEATAMVAAQVIGNDTVITIAGQSGNFELNVMLPIIAQNLLSSIELLANSSRLLGDKAIASFKVNEARLKEALSRNPILVTALNPIIGYQKAAEIAKKAYQQGRPVIDVALEHTDLSRSQLEELLNPEKLTAGGV; via the coding sequence ATGAGTAACACTCGTATCGAACGCGACAGCATGGGCGAGCTTCAGGTCCCGGAAAATGCTCTCTACGGCGCACAAACCCAACGTGCGGTGGATAACTTCCCGATCAGCGGCAAACCGATGCCGGTGCAGTTCATTCGCGCGTTGATCCTGGCCAAGGCCGCCGCTGCCCGGGCCAACGTCGAGCTCAAGCAGATCAGCGAATCCCAGGGCAAAGCCATCGTCGATGCGGCGCAAGGCTTGCTCGAAGGCGACTTCATGCAGCATTTCCCGGTGGATATCTTCCAGACCGGTTCCGGCACCAGCTCCAACATGAATGCCAACGAAGTGATCGCCACCCTGGCCAGCCGTCTACTCGGCGAGCCGGTGAACCCCAACGATCACGTCAACTGCGGCCAGAGCAGCAACGACATCATCCCGACCACCATCCACGTCAGTGCCGCGCTGGCCTTGCATGAACAATTGCTGCCGGCGCTGGTGCACCTGGTGCAAGTGATCGAGCACAAGGCCGAGCAGGTCCATCACCACGTCAAAACCGGCCGTACGCACCTGATGGACGCCATGCCCGTGCGCATGAGCCAGGTGCTGAATGGTTGGGCGCAACAGCTCAAGGCGAATATTGGCCATCTGCAAGACCTGCTGCCGAGCCTGCAATCCCTGGCCCAGGGCGGCACCGCAGTCGGCACCGGGATCAACGCGCATCCGCAGTTCGCGGCGTTGTTCAGTCAGCAACTGAGCAAACTGACCCAAGTGCAATTCCAGCCAGGCAAGGACCTGTTTGCGCTGATCGGTTCCCAGGACACGGCGGTCGCTGTGTCCGGTCAGCTCAAGGCCACCGCCGTGTCGCTGATGAAAATCGCCAACGACCTGCGCTGGATGAACTCCGGACCATTGGCCGGCCTCGGCGAAATCGAACTCGAAGCGTTGCAGCCGGGCTCGTCGATCATGCCGGGCAAGGTCAATCCGGTAATCCCGGAAGCCACGGCAATGGTCGCCGCTCAGGTGATCGGCAACGACACCGTGATCACGATCGCCGGTCAGTCGGGCAATTTCGAACTCAACGTGATGCTGCCGATCATCGCCCAGAACCTGCTGAGCAGCATCGAGTTGCTGGCCAACTCCAGCCGCCTGCTGGGTGACAAAGCCATCGCCAGCTTCAAGGTCAACGAGGCCCGGCTCAAGGAGGCGCTGTCGCGCAACCCGATTCTGGTCACCGCTCTCAACCCGATCATCGGTTACCAAAAAGCCGCGGAGATCGCCAAGAAGGCGTATCAGCAGGGCCGTCCGGTGATTGATGTCGCCCTGGAACACACCGACCTGTCGCGCAGCCAACTGGAAGAGTTGCTCAACCCAGAGAAGCTCACCGCAGGCGGCGTGTAA